A genome region from Chlorobaculum tepidum TLS includes the following:
- a CDS encoding TlpA family protein disulfide reductase: MKRSTLSTCRVALFALVLSVGLSANAHALDKGDKAPDFALPGKTGVVKLSDKTGSVVYLDFWASWCGPCRQSFPWMNQMQAKYKAKGFQVVAVNLDAKTGDAMKFLAQVPAEFTVAFDPKGQTPRLYGVKGMPTSFLIDRNGKVLLQHVGFRPADKEALEQQILAALGGN, translated from the coding sequence ATGAAACGATCGACACTCAGCACATGCCGTGTGGCGCTGTTTGCCCTGGTGCTTTCCGTTGGCTTGAGCGCCAATGCGCACGCCCTTGACAAAGGCGACAAGGCCCCTGATTTTGCGCTGCCCGGAAAAACGGGAGTGGTGAAACTTTCGGACAAGACAGGATCGGTGGTCTATCTCGATTTCTGGGCTTCGTGGTGCGGGCCGTGCCGTCAGTCGTTTCCGTGGATGAACCAGATGCAGGCGAAGTACAAAGCGAAGGGCTTTCAGGTCGTCGCCGTCAACCTCGACGCCAAAACCGGCGATGCCATGAAGTTTCTCGCGCAGGTTCCGGCGGAGTTCACCGTGGCGTTCGACCCGAAGGGGCAGACGCCTCGCCTCTATGGCGTCAAGGGAATGCCGACCAGCTTCCTGATCGACCGGAACGGCAAGGTGCTGTTGCAGCATGTCGGATTCAGACCTGCCGACAAGGAGGCGCTCGAACAGCAGATTCTGGCGGCTCTGGGAGGCAATTGA
- the dsbD gene encoding protein-disulfide reductase DsbD: protein MIKKSTPRSFFAVVGILLMLFMRSASAMAADFLDPEQAFVPSAELTANRSIAVHWKIAKSYKLYRDQIKVGVSGGKASLGEPVFPEGILFTDPSTGEKQVIYHDELRLEVPVKQASAPFTVKVEYQGCAEDGLCYPPISKSFKVDPSRPGALAAVESTPDTGASTGLQPAASDAAPAVAASSANAVDNGGKNDLSLAQSTLESGSLWKVFAAFLLFGLLLSFTPCVLPMVPILSSIIVGEGETTKAKSFLMALAYCLGMALVYTSLGVAAGLAGEGLAGALQKPWVLVMFSLLLIGLSLSMFDVYQLQAPASLQNSLSKTSSKLKGGRFVGVFFMGAISALIVGPCVAAPLAGTLVYISQTKDVVIGGLALFSMAMGMSVPLLLIGLSAGSLLPKAGAWMIGVKYVFGLMLIAVAIWMVTPVLPPQALMVAWGALGILCAVFAGVFGHLPEKLTVGGKFKKALGLVLFIIGVMELAGAASGGTNPLEPLAGLRGGSSVAAANNGKTAELAFKKIRTVEDLDRELHASAGKKPVMLDFYADWCVSCKEFEKFTFSNAKVQQGLADVTLLQVDVTANTADDKALMKRFNLFGPPGIIFFDKSGNEQVDNRIVGFVEAEEFLKHLEKL from the coding sequence ATGATAAAAAAATCAACCCCAAGAAGCTTTTTCGCAGTTGTCGGAATCCTGCTGATGCTTTTCATGAGAAGTGCTTCGGCTATGGCCGCGGACTTTCTCGATCCCGAACAGGCTTTCGTGCCAAGCGCAGAGCTGACCGCAAATCGCTCCATCGCGGTGCACTGGAAGATTGCCAAGTCGTACAAGCTCTACCGAGACCAGATCAAGGTGGGCGTCTCAGGTGGAAAGGCGAGCCTTGGCGAACCGGTCTTTCCCGAAGGCATCCTCTTCACCGATCCATCGACTGGCGAAAAGCAGGTTATCTATCATGACGAGCTGAGGCTCGAGGTTCCGGTCAAGCAGGCATCAGCTCCATTCACCGTGAAGGTCGAATACCAGGGGTGTGCCGAAGACGGGTTGTGCTATCCGCCGATAAGCAAGTCGTTCAAAGTCGATCCATCCAGGCCCGGAGCACTGGCGGCCGTCGAGAGCACGCCGGACACTGGCGCATCGACCGGATTGCAGCCAGCAGCCTCAGATGCCGCGCCTGCTGTAGCCGCATCATCAGCGAACGCCGTGGATAACGGCGGCAAGAACGATCTGTCGCTCGCCCAATCGACCCTTGAAAGCGGCAGTTTGTGGAAAGTATTCGCAGCGTTCCTGCTCTTCGGTCTTCTGCTTTCGTTCACGCCCTGCGTGCTGCCTATGGTGCCGATTCTTTCGTCGATCATCGTTGGAGAAGGGGAGACCACCAAGGCGAAAAGCTTCCTCATGGCGCTGGCCTACTGCCTCGGTATGGCACTCGTTTACACCTCCCTCGGTGTGGCGGCGGGCCTCGCTGGCGAGGGCCTTGCCGGAGCACTGCAAAAGCCGTGGGTGCTCGTGATGTTCAGCCTGCTGCTGATTGGCCTTTCGCTCTCGATGTTTGATGTCTACCAGCTTCAGGCGCCTGCTTCGTTGCAGAACAGCCTGAGCAAGACCTCCAGCAAACTCAAAGGCGGCCGTTTCGTTGGTGTTTTCTTCATGGGAGCCATTTCGGCACTGATTGTCGGCCCATGCGTCGCTGCGCCACTGGCCGGAACACTGGTTTACATCAGCCAGACGAAGGATGTTGTTATCGGCGGTCTGGCACTCTTTTCGATGGCGATGGGCATGAGCGTACCGTTGCTCCTGATCGGCCTGTCGGCGGGCAGCCTTCTACCGAAGGCCGGAGCGTGGATGATTGGGGTCAAATATGTGTTCGGTCTGATGCTGATCGCTGTGGCGATCTGGATGGTCACGCCGGTGCTGCCGCCACAGGCGCTGATGGTTGCCTGGGGCGCACTCGGCATCCTTTGCGCAGTTTTCGCAGGAGTATTCGGCCATCTGCCGGAGAAGCTCACCGTCGGGGGCAAGTTCAAGAAAGCGCTCGGCTTGGTGCTCTTCATCATCGGCGTGATGGAGCTGGCCGGAGCCGCTTCGGGCGGAACCAATCCGCTCGAACCACTGGCCGGACTGCGCGGTGGTTCATCGGTTGCGGCTGCGAACAATGGCAAAACTGCTGAACTGGCGTTCAAAAAAATCCGCACCGTCGAAGACCTTGACCGCGAGCTGCATGCCTCGGCAGGCAAGAAGCCGGTGATGCTCGACTTTTACGCGGACTGGTGCGTCTCTTGCAAGGAGTTCGAAAAGTTCACCTTCAGCAATGCGAAGGTTCAGCAGGGCCTCGCCGACGTCACCCTTTTGCAGGTTGACGTGACCGCGAACACCGCGGACGACAAAGCGCTGATGAAACGCTTCAACCTTTTCGGCCCTCCCGGCATTATCTTTTTTGACAAGTCTGGCAATGAGCAAGTGGACAATCGCATCGTCGGTTTTGTCGAAGCAGAGGAATTTCTGAAGCACCTTGAAAAATTATGA
- a CDS encoding FAD:protein FMN transferase → MHRFGFRAMGSGCEIVLAGTTKKKAKALAMLGMEEIAWIERKYSRYQPESVVSRINDAAGKAWVACDDETSALLDYTDAVYRSSGGLFDVTSGVLRRAWNFDKTEVPSQESLFPLLKLVGWQRVERRENDVRLPQEGMQLDFGGIGKEYAADAAAEILCEEGVRHGYVNLGGDIRVIGPKPGGEPWTIGIRDPRDPAGTIASISVSSGAIATSGDYERFFEVEGRRYCHIINPKTGFPVSQWRSVTVLAPLATTAGSCTTVAMLLEADGLNYLKSSGFNYLAINQSGEMYYQD, encoded by the coding sequence ATGCACAGATTCGGATTCAGGGCGATGGGCAGCGGATGCGAAATCGTGCTCGCCGGAACAACGAAAAAGAAGGCAAAAGCGCTTGCTATGCTTGGCATGGAGGAGATTGCCTGGATTGAGCGGAAGTATTCTCGATACCAGCCTGAAAGCGTGGTGTCGCGGATCAACGATGCCGCCGGAAAAGCGTGGGTGGCGTGCGACGACGAAACTTCGGCCCTGCTCGATTACACTGACGCGGTGTATCGCAGTAGTGGCGGGCTGTTCGATGTGACCTCGGGCGTGCTGCGCCGGGCGTGGAATTTCGACAAAACCGAAGTGCCTTCGCAGGAGTCGCTCTTCCCGCTGCTGAAGCTTGTCGGATGGCAACGGGTTGAGCGGCGTGAGAACGATGTCCGGCTGCCGCAGGAGGGGATGCAGCTTGATTTCGGCGGCATCGGCAAGGAGTACGCCGCCGATGCCGCCGCGGAGATTCTCTGCGAAGAGGGCGTTCGGCACGGCTATGTGAATCTTGGCGGAGACATCCGCGTGATCGGCCCCAAGCCCGGCGGCGAGCCGTGGACGATCGGCATCCGCGATCCGCGCGATCCCGCCGGAACGATCGCCTCGATTTCTGTCAGCTCCGGAGCTATTGCCACCAGCGGAGACTACGAGCGCTTTTTCGAGGTGGAGGGGAGGCGTTACTGCCACATCATCAACCCAAAGACGGGCTTTCCGGTGAGCCAGTGGCGTTCGGTGACAGTGCTTGCTCCGCTTGCCACAACGGCGGGCAGTTGCACTACGGTTGCCATGCTTCTGGAAGCCGACGGGCTAAACTATCTGAAGAGTTCAGGATTCAATTATCTGGCCATCAATCAGTCGGGCGAAATGTATTATCAAGATTGA
- a CDS encoding DUF4266 domain-containing protein, which translates to MKKTIVLTGGSLVALLAISGLAGCSSVQPWEKQNLAKPEMTFDRDALDAHYTEHIYSSKEAASGGSGVGGGGCGCN; encoded by the coding sequence ATGAAAAAAACGATTGTTTTGACTGGAGGCTCGCTTGTTGCCTTGCTTGCGATATCCGGACTTGCTGGATGTTCGAGCGTTCAGCCATGGGAAAAGCAGAATCTGGCCAAGCCCGAAATGACCTTCGACCGCGACGCGCTCGACGCACACTACACCGAGCATATCTATAGCAGCAAGGAGGCCGCGTCTGGCGGCTCCGGAGTTGGCGGCGGAGGATGCGGATGCAATTGA
- a CDS encoding DUF3570 domain-containing protein, producing MQLKNRSKMATALLASATMLLPSAKNALADAAPEEGIFSLKYLNYHDTQTGDTNLTAGMSMDRMTVNALSFYGMVPIAGKWSIAGTFIEDSVTGASPAYHGWGFPSESKNDSTSGASGELRHAGDISVTRYFSRGTLSLGTSYSQESDYISRGLSLNGTLSTENKNTTFSLGAAYSSDTVYLDKPAVIESKQSDTPGRKRIVSVLLGVTQVMSQNDVMQVTATYTHGDGYYSDPYKDPDLRPGKRRMFTLMTRWNHHFDGPDGTARLSYRYYTDTFGIEAHTFTAEYIQPLPHGWEITPTVRYYSQSSARFYVPTEDDPRAKTPTDGMEYYSEDQRLSAFGAFSYGVKVLKELGWSWSADVKYEHCEQRYDWGINGHGDPGIPAFSFRSLQVGLSRKF from the coding sequence ATGCAATTGAAAAACAGATCGAAAATGGCGACGGCGCTGCTCGCCAGTGCCACCATGCTGCTGCCTTCGGCAAAAAATGCCTTGGCCGACGCTGCTCCTGAAGAGGGAATCTTCAGCCTGAAATATCTGAACTATCACGACACTCAGACGGGCGATACCAACCTGACAGCGGGGATGTCGATGGATCGCATGACGGTCAACGCCTTGTCTTTCTACGGTATGGTGCCGATTGCAGGCAAGTGGTCAATCGCGGGCACCTTCATCGAAGATTCGGTCACCGGAGCCTCTCCGGCTTACCACGGCTGGGGGTTTCCATCAGAGAGCAAAAACGACAGCACCTCCGGGGCATCGGGCGAGCTGCGACACGCTGGCGACATCAGCGTTACCCGCTACTTTTCGCGAGGGACGCTCAGCCTCGGCACGAGCTACTCGCAGGAGTCCGACTACATTTCTCGAGGCCTTTCGCTTAACGGCACGCTCTCTACCGAGAACAAGAATACCACCTTCAGCCTCGGGGCCGCCTACAGCAGCGATACGGTTTATCTCGACAAACCGGCGGTCATCGAGTCAAAGCAGAGCGACACACCGGGGCGCAAGCGCATCGTCTCCGTACTGCTCGGCGTGACGCAGGTGATGTCGCAGAATGACGTCATGCAGGTGACCGCCACGTACACGCACGGCGATGGCTATTACAGTGATCCCTACAAGGACCCGGATCTCCGGCCCGGCAAAAGGCGGATGTTCACCCTCATGACCCGCTGGAACCACCACTTCGACGGGCCGGATGGCACAGCGCGGCTGTCGTATCGTTACTATACCGACACTTTCGGTATCGAGGCGCATACCTTCACGGCTGAGTACATCCAGCCACTGCCGCATGGTTGGGAGATCACACCGACGGTGAGGTACTATTCGCAAAGCTCCGCCAGATTCTACGTGCCGACAGAGGACGATCCGCGGGCAAAGACCCCGACGGACGGCATGGAGTATTACTCCGAAGATCAGCGTCTATCTGCCTTTGGAGCATTCAGTTACGGCGTGAAGGTACTCAAAGAGCTTGGCTGGAGCTGGAGCGCCGACGTGAAGTATGAGCACTGTGAGCAGCGCTACGACTGGGGCATTAACGGCCACGGCGATCCCGGCATTCCGGCATTCAGCTTCAGAAGCCTTCAGGTCGGTCTTTCGCGCAAGTTCTGA
- the recD gene encoding exodeoxyribonuclease V subunit alpha, which translates to MIDFIERPIDWQAAAFLCRGVTENAELLRTVVSLLSQAVGQGHVCLDLEEIAEELVRIPEREEPLRLLPDVASLIAALRSLPTLGGPGEHCPLILDAAGRLYLYRYFRYETLLAEAIRARAASVSLEIDEAALAARLDRYFGVDKSGEDRQRQAALAALRRHFSVISGGPGTGKTTTVVRILGLLLEQPGEARMRIAMAAPTGKAAARLASSITSLREALPCADEVKRAIPSQVTTIHRLLGTIPGSTGFRHNERNPLPCDVVIVDEASMVDLPLMTALVTALPPHARLILIGDRDQLASVEAGAVLGDICCAAESPVSFIAGCVTVLDRNYRFGDGSGIAALSRAVNAGDHSEALRLFADSGSGIALEATPTRETIKKRLVAPVLEGFRPCLEAKTPAEALRLFDRFRILTALREGPWGASGINHAAETFLNEAGLIRLDSQFYRGRPVLVTENDYNHKLFNGDTGIMLPDPETGNLRAFFAAPDGTVRAIPPEFLPKHETAFAMTVHKSQGSEFDRVLMVLPPEDSVLLTRELIYTGITRAKQSVTIWSDAAVFSAAVKRRTERRSGLRERLVNS; encoded by the coding sequence ATGATCGACTTCATAGAACGGCCCATCGACTGGCAGGCAGCGGCATTTCTCTGCCGGGGTGTGACGGAGAACGCGGAGTTGCTGCGCACAGTGGTTTCGCTGCTGAGTCAGGCGGTGGGGCAGGGGCATGTCTGCCTCGATCTGGAGGAAATTGCCGAAGAGCTCGTGCGAATTCCCGAACGCGAGGAGCCGCTGCGCCTCCTGCCCGACGTTGCAAGCCTCATCGCTGCGCTGCGCTCGCTGCCCACGCTTGGTGGGCCAGGGGAGCATTGCCCGTTGATTCTCGACGCCGCCGGACGGCTCTACCTCTACCGCTATTTCCGTTACGAAACACTGCTTGCCGAAGCCATTCGCGCCCGCGCTGCGTCGGTGAGCCTCGAAATCGACGAAGCCGCGCTTGCTGCACGGCTCGACCGCTACTTCGGTGTCGATAAATCCGGCGAGGATCGCCAGCGGCAGGCCGCACTGGCGGCGCTCCGGCGGCACTTCTCGGTCATCTCCGGCGGCCCCGGCACCGGCAAGACCACCACCGTCGTGCGCATCCTCGGCCTGTTGCTCGAACAGCCAGGCGAAGCACGGATGCGTATCGCGATGGCCGCTCCTACCGGCAAAGCCGCCGCACGGCTCGCGTCGTCCATCACCTCGCTTCGGGAAGCGCTACCGTGCGCAGACGAGGTGAAACGCGCGATTCCAAGCCAGGTCACGACGATCCACCGCCTGCTCGGCACCATTCCCGGCTCGACCGGCTTTCGCCACAACGAGCGCAACCCGCTGCCTTGCGATGTGGTGATCGTCGATGAAGCCTCGATGGTCGATCTGCCGCTCATGACCGCGCTTGTCACGGCGCTCCCGCCGCACGCCCGGCTCATCCTCATTGGCGACCGTGACCAGCTCGCCTCGGTCGAAGCCGGAGCGGTGCTCGGCGACATCTGCTGCGCCGCCGAATCGCCCGTCTCCTTCATCGCCGGATGCGTCACCGTGCTCGACCGCAACTACCGCTTCGGCGACGGCTCCGGCATCGCCGCCCTCAGCCGCGCCGTCAACGCAGGCGACCACAGCGAAGCCTTGCGCCTCTTCGCCGACTCCGGCAGCGGCATTGCTCTCGAAGCCACGCCGACGCGCGAAACGATCAAAAAGCGCCTCGTCGCCCCGGTACTCGAAGGGTTTCGCCCTTGCCTCGAAGCCAAAACTCCCGCCGAAGCCCTGCGTCTCTTCGACCGCTTCCGCATCCTCACCGCCCTTCGCGAAGGCCCGTGGGGAGCCAGCGGCATCAACCACGCCGCCGAAACTTTCCTGAACGAAGCCGGACTCATTCGCCTCGATAGCCAGTTTTACCGGGGTCGCCCCGTGCTCGTCACCGAAAACGACTACAACCACAAACTCTTCAACGGCGACACCGGCATCATGCTGCCCGACCCGGAAACCGGCAACCTCCGAGCCTTCTTCGCCGCCCCCGACGGCACCGTCCGCGCCATTCCGCCAGAGTTTCTGCCCAAGCACGAAACCGCATTCGCGATGACCGTGCACAAAAGCCAGGGATCAGAATTCGACAGGGTTTTGATGGTTCTGCCTCCGGAGGATTCTGTTTTACTGACGAGAGAGTTGATTTATACGGGGATCACGCGGGCGAAGCAGTCGGTGACAATCTGGAGCGATGCGGCTGTTTTTTCAGCTGCGGTAAAGCGCCGGACGGAGCGGAGGAGCGGGTTGAGGGAGAGGTTGGTAAACAGCTAA
- the recB gene encoding exodeoxyribonuclease V subunit beta — translation MTIHILDHAAVELSGMNLIEASAGTGKTYAIASLYLRLLVEQELRPEQILVVTFTEAATQELRARIRRRIREALDVMRGEPTEDEFLVKLRDHTDVTGSTEQAATLLEAALAEFDMASIFTIHGFCLRALQDHAFESGALYDTELMDDQSALAGQVIDDFWRERFFGDANRLLAYALLKKWTPDSLMAFLQSLQLSERDVVLPVYDEAEIARIEDEAQAAFDEVCRIWQEEQDVILTILRSDKSLSRSEKFYRDDKVEPLLQALDEFVEDCNPFALFDGFEKLTTSGIAAGIKKNGTAPAHPFFEACEQLQSAADERLLALKSELVAFYRKRLPERKKEGNVRFFDDLLTDLYHALADGPEADALARALRNRYKAALIDEFQDTDPVQYDIFRRIYANSDAPLFLIGDPKQAIYSFRGADIFAYFQAASDVGEERRFTLNTNWRSTPKLLDGFNRLFDHARQPFVFDGIPSPPLVAGRLIPESELTGKPPLELCLLDGGEGDGSLKSGDATQFAAKACASMVAETISGGTDASGIAVIVRTHQQARLMQATLRKAGIVSVMRSDESVFASIEAEEVRILVTALADPGRETLVRAALVTPIFGLNGSDIARLNSDENALVERLQEFRDYHRLWRERGFMVMARELMRREGVRERLLATAGSSGERALTNVLHCFELLHREEHARGLGMEGLAAWFGERVATRDSGEEYQIRLESDEPAVKIVTAHVSKGLQYPVVFCPFQFVSGNDKDEVALCHDDAGRMVRDFGSASLNRHRTLAARETLAENLRLFYVALTRAERRCIFFTARIVDGRKSGKPPQLTPASYLLYASDDARRSANPVAEAADELQTIGVDDMADKLQKMAEESDGAMQVRRLSLGDDFHVRVPPAGSTERPELVLRQFKKILDTDWRIASFTTLSRHKQVAFELPDRDESAPAEPAASILLPEAERSIFAFPKGAGAGILMHSIFETLDFASASCADIDEACAAALDRYGFDKEWQPALASMTREVLATPLSSPNGSFTLGGLKPRTWFTELEFFFPLKRITAPELAEVLVRHGVIPTDTDPAAALQALDFAPVKGMLMGFMDMVFETQGRYYLLDWKSNHLGNSVEEYRREQLDRAMTENLYRLQYLLYTVALDRFLSLRVPDYRYETHFGGAIYVFLRGVSAERGEAFGFYRDLPSAELIRELSELLVEMTPGEGEE, via the coding sequence TGCGGCCCGAACAGATTCTCGTTGTCACCTTCACCGAGGCGGCCACGCAGGAGCTTCGCGCGCGCATCCGCCGCCGCATTCGCGAGGCGCTCGACGTGATGCGCGGCGAGCCGACAGAGGATGAGTTTCTCGTCAAACTGCGCGACCATACTGACGTAACCGGCTCGACGGAACAGGCCGCCACGCTGCTCGAAGCGGCGCTCGCCGAGTTCGACATGGCTTCGATCTTCACGATCCACGGCTTCTGCCTGCGGGCGTTGCAGGATCACGCCTTTGAGAGCGGCGCACTCTACGATACCGAGTTAATGGACGACCAGTCCGCGCTTGCCGGACAGGTGATCGACGACTTCTGGCGGGAGCGCTTTTTCGGCGACGCGAACCGCCTGCTCGCCTACGCGCTGCTGAAAAAGTGGACGCCCGACAGCCTCATGGCGTTCCTGCAATCGTTGCAGCTCTCGGAGCGCGACGTGGTGCTGCCAGTTTACGACGAAGCGGAAATCGCGCGGATCGAGGACGAAGCGCAGGCCGCGTTCGACGAAGTGTGCCGCATCTGGCAGGAGGAGCAGGATGTAATTCTGACAATCCTCCGCAGCGACAAAAGCCTCAGCCGTTCCGAGAAGTTTTATCGCGACGATAAAGTCGAGCCGTTGCTTCAAGCGCTTGATGAGTTTGTCGAGGATTGCAACCCCTTCGCCCTTTTCGACGGCTTCGAGAAGCTGACCACCTCAGGCATCGCGGCAGGCATCAAAAAAAACGGCACCGCGCCCGCGCATCCTTTTTTCGAGGCCTGCGAGCAATTGCAGTCGGCGGCGGATGAGCGGCTGCTGGCGCTGAAGTCCGAGCTGGTCGCGTTCTACCGCAAGCGGCTGCCGGAGCGCAAAAAAGAGGGAAATGTCCGCTTTTTCGACGACCTGCTCACCGATCTTTACCACGCTCTCGCCGATGGCCCTGAGGCTGACGCGCTGGCCAGGGCATTGCGAAATCGCTACAAGGCGGCGCTGATCGACGAGTTTCAGGACACCGATCCGGTGCAGTACGACATCTTCCGGCGCATCTACGCCAACTCGGATGCGCCACTTTTCCTCATCGGCGATCCCAAGCAGGCGATCTACAGCTTTCGCGGGGCGGACATCTTCGCCTATTTCCAGGCCGCCAGCGATGTTGGCGAAGAGCGGCGCTTCACGCTCAACACGAACTGGCGCTCGACGCCGAAGCTGCTCGACGGCTTCAACCGTCTCTTCGACCACGCCCGCCAGCCATTTGTCTTTGACGGCATCCCGTCGCCGCCACTCGTTGCTGGCCGCCTCATCCCCGAATCGGAGCTGACCGGCAAGCCGCCGCTCGAACTCTGCCTGCTCGACGGCGGCGAGGGGGACGGCAGCCTGAAGAGCGGCGACGCCACGCAGTTCGCGGCGAAGGCGTGCGCCTCGATGGTGGCCGAAACGATCAGCGGCGGTACGGATGCGAGCGGCATTGCGGTGATCGTGCGCACCCACCAGCAAGCCCGGCTGATGCAGGCGACGTTGCGCAAGGCGGGCATCGTGTCGGTGATGCGCAGCGACGAGAGCGTGTTCGCCTCCATTGAGGCCGAGGAGGTGCGGATTCTCGTGACGGCGCTCGCCGATCCGGGACGCGAAACGCTCGTTCGCGCCGCGCTCGTCACGCCGATTTTCGGGCTGAACGGCAGCGACATCGCCCGTCTCAACAGCGACGAAAATGCTCTGGTCGAGCGGTTGCAGGAGTTCCGTGACTACCACCGCCTCTGGCGGGAGCGTGGCTTCATGGTGATGGCCCGCGAGCTGATGCGCCGCGAAGGGGTGCGCGAGCGGCTGCTGGCCACGGCGGGATCGTCTGGCGAGCGGGCGCTGACCAATGTGCTGCACTGCTTCGAGTTGCTGCACCGCGAGGAGCACGCGCGCGGCCTCGGCATGGAGGGCCTCGCGGCGTGGTTCGGCGAGCGCGTGGCGACGCGAGACAGCGGCGAGGAGTACCAGATTCGCCTCGAAAGCGACGAACCAGCGGTCAAGATCGTCACCGCGCACGTCAGCAAAGGGTTGCAGTACCCGGTCGTCTTCTGCCCGTTCCAGTTCGTCAGCGGCAATGACAAGGATGAGGTGGCGCTCTGCCACGACGACGCTGGCCGGATGGTGCGCGATTTCGGCTCTGCGTCGCTCAACCGTCACAGGACGCTCGCCGCTCGCGAGACGCTCGCCGAGAATCTGCGGCTCTTCTACGTCGCCCTGACGCGGGCCGAACGGCGCTGCATTTTCTTCACCGCACGCATCGTCGATGGGCGCAAAAGCGGCAAACCGCCGCAACTTACGCCTGCCTCATATTTACTCTATGCCTCGGACGACGCTCGCCGCAGCGCTAATCCGGTCGCCGAAGCAGCGGACGAGCTTCAGACCATCGGAGTAGACGACATGGCGGACAAATTGCAGAAGATGGCGGAGGAATCGGACGGAGCGATGCAGGTGCGGCGTCTCTCGCTTGGCGACGATTTTCATGTGCGTGTTCCGCCCGCCGGATCGACGGAACGGCCTGAACTTGTTCTTCGTCAGTTCAAAAAAATCCTCGATACCGACTGGCGGATCGCGAGCTTTACCACGCTCAGCCGCCACAAACAGGTGGCCTTCGAGCTGCCCGACCGCGACGAAAGCGCTCCGGCGGAACCCGCGGCGTCCATTCTGCTGCCGGAAGCGGAGCGCTCCATTTTCGCCTTCCCGAAAGGAGCCGGGGCGGGCATCCTGATGCACTCGATTTTCGAGACGCTCGACTTCGCCTCGGCCTCCTGCGCCGACATCGACGAGGCCTGCGCGGCGGCACTCGACCGGTACGGCTTCGACAAGGAGTGGCAACCGGCGCTCGCCAGCATGACGCGGGAGGTGCTCGCGACGCCGCTTTCGTCGCCGAACGGTTCGTTCACCCTCGGTGGTCTCAAGCCGCGAACGTGGTTCACCGAGCTGGAGTTCTTCTTTCCGCTCAAACGCATCACCGCGCCGGAGCTGGCCGAAGTGCTTGTGAGGCATGGCGTTATTCCGACCGACACCGATCCCGCCGCCGCATTGCAGGCGCTTGACTTCGCGCCGGTGAAGGGAATGCTGATGGGCTTCATGGACATGGTGTTCGAGACGCAGGGGAGGTACTATCTGCTCGACTGGAAGTCGAACCACCTTGGCAATTCGGTCGAAGAGTACCGCCGCGAGCAGCTCGACCGGGCGATGACGGAGAACCTCTATCGCCTGCAATACCTGCTCTACACGGTAGCGCTCGACCGCTTCCTCTCGCTGCGAGTACCGGATTACCGCTACGAGACGCACTTCGGCGGAGCGATCTACGTTTTCCTGCGCGGCGTCAGCGCCGAACGCGGCGAAGCGTTCGGGTTTTATCGCGACCTGCCATCTGCGGAGTTGATCCGCGAGCTGAGCGAACTGCTTGTCGAAATGACACCAGGGGAGGGCGAAGAATGA
- a CDS encoding transposase: MHFPSRKIKIVNIGSSLLQVGRAKLSLPLMREIMLMRFLPVRYPRARTLAACTRLLLTPSALKRPVADPRREPASNLICYGRTGSINLIAMKNINPLGFFDEYFLPERLTKLKDPLVKLEKHIDWDLFRPVLEIAFQKPANLGKMGRTPFDRTTMFKLLVLQSLYRLADNQMEYQITDRLSFKRFLGLKSSNRVLDAKTIWKFRESLIEEGVIEALLFEWFNTALNDQCIFAKTAQIVDAIFVEIPRQCNSRDDNEQIKQYKTPEVWKCNLMRCVQLGKPVSNVFLG, encoded by the coding sequence ATGCACTTTCCTTCGCGAAAAATAAAGATCGTTAATATTGGCTCCTCGCTGTTGCAAGTGGGTAGGGCGAAATTGAGTTTGCCGCTGATGAGGGAGATCATGCTGATGAGATTTTTGCCGGTGCGGTATCCCCGCGCCCGTACTTTGGCAGCCTGCACCAGGCTGCTGTTGACGCCCTCCGCCCTCAAGCGTCCCGTTGCTGACCCTCGACGTGAACCAGCGAGCAACCTCATATGTTATGGCAGGACCGGTTCAATCAACCTCATTGCCATGAAGAACATCAATCCCCTGGGCTTTTTCGACGAGTATTTTCTTCCGGAGCGTTTGACCAAGCTCAAAGATCCACTGGTGAAACTGGAAAAGCATATCGACTGGGATCTCTTCCGCCCAGTTCTTGAGATCGCATTCCAAAAGCCGGCCAATCTGGGCAAAATGGGCCGAACGCCGTTTGACCGGACAACGATGTTCAAGCTCCTCGTCCTGCAAAGCCTCTACCGTCTTGCGGATAATCAGATGGAATACCAGATTACCGATCGGCTCAGTTTCAAGCGCTTTCTGGGACTCAAATCCAGCAACCGGGTTCTCGATGCCAAAACCATCTGGAAGTTTCGTGAGAGCCTGATCGAGGAAGGCGTGATTGAAGCTCTTCTCTTCGAATGGTTCAACACCGCCCTGAACGATCAGTGTATCTTTGCCAAAACCGCTCAGATCGTTGATGCCATCTTCGTTGAAATCCCTCGACAGTGCAATAGCCGTGATGACAACGAGCAGATCAAACAGTATAAGACTCCCGAAGTCTGGAAATGCAACTTGATGCGCTGCGTTCAACTCGGCAAGCCCGTTTCCAACGTTTTCCTGGGATAG